GATTCTTCCGTGGCTGCTTTATTGATTCATAAAGCTATAAATAAAAATTTACGCTGTATCTTTATTGATAACGGTCTGCTAAGGAAAGGCGAAGCAGAACAGGTAAGAAGTGTTTTTAAAGACATGTACCACCTCAATTTGAGCTATGTAGATAGAAGTAAAAGATTCCTTGAACGCCTAAAAGGCATAACCGACCCTGAAGAAAAAAGAAAAATTATCGGAGATGAGTTTATCAAAGTCTTTGAAGAAGAGGCAAAAAAAACAAAAGGCGCCAAATTTTTAGGCCAAGGCACACTTTATCCGGATGTTATCGAATCCATTTCGCCAACCGGCGGCCCAAGCAGAAGGATAAAAAGCCATCATAATGTAGGAGGCCTGCCTACCCAGATGAAGCTTAAGCTCATTGAACCGCTCAGAGAAATATTTAAAGATGAGGCCCGCGAAATTGGAAGGCAGCTTGGATTACCGGAAAATATCATACAACGGCAGCCTTTTCCCGGGCCAGGCCTTGCAGTCAGGATTATTGGAGATATAACCACAGAGAGGCTTAATCTTTTACGTGAAGCGGATAAACGTGTAATCGAAGAAATATCAAAAGCCGGCCTTTATGAACAAATATGGCAATCATTTGCAGTGCTACTGCCAATTAAGAGCGTAGGTATAATGGGCGATGAGCGCACTTATGAGAATGTCGCAGCCTTAAGATGTGTTTCTAGCTTTGATGGCATGACAGCTGACTGGGTAAAACTTCCTTATGAAGTTATGGAAAGAATCTCCAATCGAATCATCAACGAAGTAAAAGGTATCAATCGGGTTGTTTACGATATCAGTTCAAAACCTCCGGCAACTATTGAGTGGGAGTAATTTATTAAGCCCTAAATCCGTAACACTAATATGATTAAGCTCTAAGCGGTAAGCCATAAGCTTATAGCTTAAAACTTACAACTTACAGCTTTCATTATGTCTCATTCCGAATTTATTCACCTCCATTTACATACGCAATACAGCCTTCTCGACGGAGCCTGCCGCATACCTGAGATATTAACCATTGCTAAAAGTTTCAAAATGGATTCCCTTGCCATTACTGACCACGGAAATATGTTCGGCGCAATTGAATTCTATATTGAAGCACAAAAAGCCGGAATTAAACCAATTATTGGCTGCGAAGTATATGTGGCCCCTAAAAGTAGGCTGGATAAAGGGGGCGGCATAGAAGATGCTGCCAACCATCTAATACTCCTGGCCCGCAATGAAGAAGGCTACCACAACCTAATGAAATTGGTATCAATCGGCTACCTAGAAGGATTTTATTACCGTCCGCGTATCGATAAAGAAGTTCTTTCCTTACACTCTCAGGGATTAATCGCCTCAAGCGCCTGCCTTAAAGGAGAAATTGCTTCGCTTATCTTACAAAAACGTTTCAACGACGCTTTAAAAACCGCTGATACTTACCAAAATATTTTTGGAAAAGGAAATTTCTATCTGGAAATACAGGGTAACTCCATACCCGAACAGCAAATAGCAAACCAAGGATTGCTCAAAATCTCTAAAGAATTAGGAATCCCATTAGTTGCTACCAACGACGTACACTATCCAACTAAAAACAAAGCCCAAGCACACGAAGCATTGCTGTGCATCCAAACTCAAACTACGCTTGATGACCCTAAACATATGCGTTTTCAAACAGAAGAATTTTATTTTACTTCTCCCGAGGAAATGAAAAAATTATTTAAAGACTTCCCCCAAGCTTTAAGTAATACTGTGGAAATCGCCAAACGTTGCAATCTAGAGTTAGATTTTGGAAAAATGCACCTACCCAAATATACTCCACCACAGGGAAAAGATAAGGAAGAGTTCCTTCTTGAGCTTTGCCAAAACGGCTTAGCGAATAAAAACTTAGAAAATTCCCCTGAAGTACAAAAACGCCTTGATCATGAATTAAGAATTATCCGTAATATGGGTTTTATCAGTTATTTCCTGATTGTTTGGGATTTTATCCATCATGCAAAAAGTCAAGGGATCCCGGTAGGCCCCGGAAGAGGGTCCGCTGCTGGAAGCCTGGTAAGTTTTCTTTTGGGCATTACAGATCTTAACCCGTTAAAATACGGCCTACTTTTTGAACGTTTCCTTAATCCAGAGCGTTTAGGCCTGCCGGATATCGATATTGATTTCTGCTATGAACGCAGGCAAGAAGTTATCGACTATGTAACCAGTAAATATGGACAGGAAAATGTAGCACAAATTATTACCTTTGGAACCATGCAGGCCCGCGCCGTAATCAGAGATGTTGGACGGGTTATGGGAATTACTTATGCCGATGTGGATCGTATCGCAAAATTAATCCCGGCAGAACTTGATATGACACTTAAAAAAGCACTTGAGAGCACACCTGAGCTAAATAACCTTTATAAAAATGATTCTCAAATAACTAAACTTGTTGATACTGCTTTATCCCTTGAAGGATTAAACCGTCATGCCTCAGTTCATGCTGCAGGAGTAATTATTGCTGACAAACCTTTAAACAATTATATGCCTATATTTAAAACTAGCGATGATCAAATCACTACTGGTTACAGTATGGGAATCCTAGAAAAAATTGGGCTGCTTAAGGTTGACTTTCTTGGCCTTCGAACCCTCACCGTCATAGATGAAACTTTAAAACTTATTAAAAAAAATTATGGTATCGAAATCGATATTGAAAAATTATCTCTTGATGATCAAAATACCTACAGATTATTAGCCTCAAGCCACACTATTGGGATATTCCAAGTTGAAAGTTCTGGTATGCGCGATTTACTTAAAAAACTTATACCTGAACGCTTCGAGGATTTAATCGCCCTTCTTGCACTTTACCGCCCCGGTCCGATTGGGTCAGGGATGCTTGACGACTTCATGAAACGCAAACATGGATTAACACCTATCAAATATGAACATCCAAAACTAGAACCTATCCTCAAAGAAACCTATGGGATTATGGTTTATCAGGAACAAATCATGCAAATTGCCTCTTCCCTTGCGGGATTTTCACTGGCCCAAGCAGATATTTTACGAAAAGCAATGGGAAAGAAAATTCCAGAAGTTATGGAAAAGGAGCGGAAAAATTTTCTTAATGGCTGTATCAAAAACTCAATTAAAGAGAGCACTGCCAGTAAGATATTCGATCTAATAGAATACTTTTCGGGTTATGGTTTCAACAAGAGCCACAGCACAGCCTACGCATTAATCTCATACCGCACCGCCTATTTAAAAGCAAATTATCCCGTGGAATTTATGAGTGCTTTACTCACTTCAGAACGTGATAATACTGATAAAATCGTCGAATATGTAAATGAATCAATCCGTATGGGTTTAAAAGTATTGCCTCCGGATATAAATGAAAGTGACATACTCTTTAAGGTAGATGATAAAAAAACCATACGCTTTGGTTTTTCAGCTATAAAAAATGTTGGCCACGGCGCCTCTGTTTCTATTGTAAAAGCCAGAGGAGACGAAAAATTTAAAACACTGGATGATCTTTGCCATCGACTCGATTTAAGATTGGCAAACCGTAAGGTCTTAGAAAGCCTTATTAAATGCGGAGCACTGGATTATTTCGGTAAATCCCGAGCCGGTATGCTAGCTAACCTAGATGTAACACTAGAGGGAGCACAAAAGGTTCAAAAAGAAAAATCAAGCGGCCAACTTTCATTCTTTGACCAAGCTATGGAAGAAACTGGGTTTAAAAAGACTGCAAATAGTTTACCTGATGTAAATGAGTGGCCCGAACCACAATTGCTTGCTTTTGAAAAAGATATGCTGGGTTTCTATGTAAGCGGCCATCCCCTTGCACGTTATGCCAAAGCACTCAAACGTTTCGTTTCCTGCTCAACCTCTAGTTTACATGAACATAAAGACCAAGATATAATTAAAATGGTTGGGCTAATCGTTAAGATAAAACACACAGTTACCCGTGCAAAACAAGAAAAAATGGCGATATTAAAACTAGAAGACCTGGAAGGTTCAGTCGAAGCGCTGGTTTTTCCTCGCACCTTTAATAAAATAAATTCTTATATTCAAGCAAACAGTATCGTGCATATCCGTGGCGTACTAGATCTTAAGGAAGAAACCCCAAAAATAATCGTCGAAGATATGCTGCCATTTGAAGAAATTTATAAATTGATTACCGCAATGAATATTAATCTATCTGGCATAAGAGAGAACATTTTTGAATCCTTAAAAACCTTACTTACCGGTTACCGAGGGAACACTCCCGTATATTTACGCCTTGATACGCCTGCAAAATCCCGTGTTCATCTGGTTGTAGGAGAAGGACTCTATGTTAGCCCTAGTGAAAAACTTATTCAGGATTTAGATGAATTATTAGGTGAGGAACGTTTATCACTAGTAATCTAGCTTTATAGAATCTGGGGGACGGTTCTATTTTTCCAACCATCTCAAAAACGAAGGAAAATAGAACCGTCCCCCAGATTTACAATTTTTCCTTGACACCCTAACTTTTTGCTGTTATTATACTTAGCAATAACATTCTGTGCTTATAATAGAACAAGTCTTATTGTAATTGTGCTGGAATTGTCCCTAAGGACAAGGAGGAATTAAGATGACGAAAAAAGATATTGTCTTAAAAGTATCCGATGATAGTAATTTAAAACAAATAGATGTTAAAGAAGTGGTGCAAAAGACCTTTGATTGCATTATCGATGCCTTAGTTAGGGGTGAAAAGATTGAATTGCGCAATTTTGGTGTTTTTAAAGTTAAACAGAGAAGGAGCCGTACAGGCAGAAATCCACGAACCAACCAGGTCATTCCTGTCCCGCCCAGAAAAGTAGTCATCTTCAAAGCTGGCTTGGAAATGAAACAGAAAATTAAGTAAACCTTTTTTAAAAACAAAAAATAACTAATGTTTAAAAGAATCCCGGGTACTAAAGACATCCTGCCTGAGGAAGCATTTTCTTGGCAGAGAATCGAAACAGAAGCACGTAAAATATTCTCACTTTATAACTATCAAGAAATCCGAACCCCGATAATCGAAGAAGCTTCCCTTTTCAACCGTACTCTTGGTACAACCGCTGAAATCGTTCAAAAACAAATGTTCCTTATCCACAAGGATAGGCCTTCCTCTACTACACCTTTTAGGAAGGGCCATATGCATAACCAAGAAGATGTCTATGCCTTGCGTCCTGAAGGCACCGCTTCAATCATACGCAGCTATCTGGAAAATAACTTAGATAAAACATCTGGTTTTTTAAAATTATATTATATCGGGCCAATGTTTCGCCTTGAACGTCCGCAAAAAGGAAGATTACGCCAATTCCATCATATTGGCTGCGAAGCAATCGGTTCACAAGATGCAGGGCTTGATGTTGAAACAATTGCTTTAGCCGTTTGCCTACTTAAGGATTTTGGCATCTCAGGTTATATAATTAAAATCAATAGCCTGGGCTGTTCAAAAGACAAACAAACCTTAAGCTTAAAGCTAAAGGAAGATCTGCAGAAAAAATCAAAGGATCTCTGCGCTGATTGCCAACAAAGGTTAAAAAATAATGTGTTAAGGATATTGGACTGTAAAAACCAAAGCTGTCAAAAAATTGTAAAAACTCTTTTTCTCAACCAATCACATCTTTGTCCGGATTGCTTATCGCATTTTAACGAAGTAAAAAAAGGCCTGGACATTTTAGGCATACCATTTCAAATCCAGGATCAGCTTGTTCGGGGCTTGGATTACTACAACCGCACAGTATTTGAAATCACGCACAATGATTTAGGTAGCCAAGATGCTATTGGCGCAGGAGGCCGTTACAATAATTTAGTTCATGAATTAGGTGGCCCTGAACTTGGGGGAATCGGTTTTGCTTTCGGTGTTGAAAGGTTACTTCTGGCAAAAGGAGCCTTAAAAGAAACTTCGCAAAAAAAATTAGTATACCTGATTACGCTAGGAGAAGCTGCAAAAAATGCCGGCATAAAAATACTGGATCAATTACGTAAATCCGATATTGCATGTGATACGGATTACCTTAATAAATCCTTAAAAGGTGCCCTACGGACTGCCAATGATTCAGGAGCAAATTTAGTTTTAATTTTAGGAGACGATGAATTAAAAAACAATACTATCACCCTTAAGGATATGTCAAAAAGTACCCAAAAAGAAGTAAAAATCGAAGACCTAACTAAGGAATTAAAATGCTAAGAACACATACCTGCGGCCAACTAACTGCTGAAGACACCGGAAAACAGATTACACTTTGCGGGTGGGTAGCTAACAGGCGCGACCATGGTAAATTAATCTTTATCGATATCCGCGACCGCTATGGCCTTACTCAAGTAGTTTTTATCCCTAAAGAATCAGGGGAGGCTTATAAAATAGCACAGGAGTTAAGAAGCGAATTTGTAATTAAATTAACGGGCTTAGTAAATAAACGTCCTGACGGAACAATTAATCCAAAATTGGCAACCGGCCAAATAGAAATTTTGGCTAAAGAGATGGAGATATTAAATCCAAGCCTTACCCCGCCATTTGAAATCCAGGATGATATTGAGATAACCGAAGAAATCCGCCTTAAATACCGTTATCTTGATTTAAGAAGAAATAAAGTTTTTAATAATCTGCTTATGCGCAGCAACCTTTATAAAGTTATCCGCAGCTATTTAGCGGATAAAGATTTTATTGAATGCGAAACACCGATACTTACCAAATCCACCCCTGAGGGCGCCCGTGATTACTTGGTCCCCTCAAGATTAAATCCCGGACAATTTTATGCTTTGCCTCAATCCCCACAATTATTCAAACAGATACTTATGGTTGCCGGAATCGAAAAATATTATCAGATTGCCAAATGTTTCCGAGACGAAGACCTGCGCGCCGACCGCCAACCGGAATTTACCCAGTTGGATATTGAAATGTCATTTATAAATGAGGAGGATATTTTTACTTTAACCGAAGGATTAATGAAATTAATTTTTAAGGAATTAAAGAATACCGATATCCCGACGCCTTTTGCACGCATAAGCTACGAAGAGGCTGCCTCAAAATATAAATCGGATAAACCTGACCTGCGGGCTGAGACAAAAACTGAGTTTGCTTTCTGTTGGGTTGTGGATTTCCCGCTCTTTAAATTCAACGCGGAAGAAAAACGGTGGGTTAGCGAGCATCATCCTTTTACCGCGCCAAACACACAAGATTTGGGTCTCCTGGATAAACTCCTGAATAAAATCAATCCTTCGACTGCGCTCAAGATTGATACTGAGGCGTGCGCCGCCGAACGTATCAAATCTCGTTCATATGATTTGGTTTTAAATGGAATGGAACTGGGCTCAGGCTCAATAAGAATCCACCGTCAGGAACTCCAAGAAAAAATTTTCGATATTATCGGAATCAAAAAAGAGGAAGCACTGGCGCGTTTTGGTTTTCTCCTGGAAGCCTTTCAGTTCGGTGCTCCTCCGCATGGAGGGGTTGCTTTTGGATTAGATAGATTATTATCCATACTTTCTGCAGAATCAAGTATTCGCGAAGTTATTACCTTTCCTAAAACTTCAGCTGCATTTTGCCCATTAACTAATGCACCATCAGATGTTGAGGATAAACAATTAAAAGAATTAAGTTTGATTATTAAAAAAGGAGGGATGTAAAATGAAAAGGTTTAAACTTGCAGGAATTTGCGTATTAACATCAACCTTGGCTTTATCCGGATGCATCGCCAGGACATACAATTTAACCCGCGACAGAGTTGATCAGGATTTGTCTTCGTCATCAGGTAACCGGGGCTATGTTATGGGACAAGCTCCCGAACCCAAAGAAAGAGCAACTACCCGCACCACTAGAGTCTTCGAGATAGAACTGGGCTTGGCTAAGAAAACTAATCAAAGCTGCCCAGCAGCTACCCCACTGGCAGCTGCTAGCACAGAAGAACCTGTACTTGTCCAAGAACAAGAAACACAAACTGAAGGCACAAATGAGAACTTTGAACAATATACCGTAGGTAAAAATGACACATTGCAAAAGATTTCTAAAAAATTCTACGGAACAACTAAAAAATGGACCAAGATTTACGAGGCAAACAAAGACGTTCTACGCGGGCCGGATAAACTCTACCCCGGTCAAACCCTAAAGATTCCTTCTACTGACGAGTTAAAAATTAAAACTGAAAAAACTACAGAACCAAAAGAAAATCTTAAATAGCCCTTAATGGATAAAATAATAAGACTGCAATCCCAAAAAGAAGCTCAAGACCTTATTGGGGCCCATGATGCCAATATTAAAAGCATAGAAGATGAATTTAAAGTTAAGCTTATCCTACGCGGGGAACACTTAAAATTAAGCGGTAGCGCAGCGAAGGTCAAAAAAGTAAGCGAATTATTGGAATTTTTAATTGCGGGGCTTCGTGCAGGAAATGAGGAGATAAGCCAAAATGATTTGGCTTATTTAATCTCCAATCTGAAAAATGGCTCAAAAACTTCACAGATAAAACAATTAGACACAGGGATTACCCGCTCCTGCGCAGGCAAACAGATTGGGCCAAAAACTACTGGACAAAGAGAATACGTTGAGGCAATCCAACAAAATGACATCGTCTTTGGTATCGGGCCAGCAGGAACAGGAAAAACTTACCTTGCTATGGCTTGTGCAGTTGAAGAGTTAAAAAAACAACAGGTGCGCCGGATAATTTTGACCCGGCCAGCAATAGAAGCAGGAGAATCATTGGGATTTCTCCCTGGAGATATGCAAGCTAAAATCTCGCCATACCTGCGGCCACTTTATGACGCCTTATATGATATGATGGATCCTGCACGTATCGAAAAATATATCGAAACCGGAATAATTGAAGTTGCCCCACTTGCCTATATGAGAGGCAGGACATTAAATGACGCCTTTATCATTCTAGACGAAGCCCAAAATTGTACTGCCGAACAGATGAAGATGTTTTTAACCCGCTTAGGTTTCGATTCCAAAGCGGTGATTACCGGAGACATGACTCAAAGTGACCTGCCCCAAGGCAAGCCCGTTGGGCTGTTCCAGGCCCAAGATATACTTAAAGAAATTAACGGAATCAAATTTATCTACTTTAGCGGTTCTGACGTAGTCAGGCACTCACTAGTACAAAGAATTATTGAAGCATACAAAAAAATCGCTCCACAATAACTTTATATGATTTTTAATAAGTAATTTTTTACCATGAAGAAATTATTCAATAAAAACAACATTAACCTGGCGGGAATAGGCATATTTATATTCTTTTTTAGTTATATTATCCATATAAATCCAGCTATACCATTTTTTTTAATCATCCTTTATATATGTTTTTACAAAAAACTTTCTGTGACTAAAAATGCGGGCCTGGCAAATTTAAGTTTTCTATACCTGATCTCATTTTTTGCCGGTTATACTTTACTCAAAAATGGAATATCGATTTATTTTGTCCCGATCACAATTGTCCCGATGCTTAGCGTTCTTCTTTTTAATAATCTTGGGGTAGCTTATTTTTTATCATTAGGAACATCTCTGTCGCTGGCAATTTTGAGCCCAGAACCATTTAAAGCTTGGCTCATCTTCATAACCTCCTCCTCCTGCGCTATACTATTGGTAAATGGAGCGCGCAAACGTACAAAAGTAATCCAAGCTGGATTTATCGCAGGGATCGCACAATTAATCAGTTTAGTCCTTCTTGAATACCTCTGGATCAATCAATCCCAAAGGTACCTAATAATCCTACTTAACGGCTTAATTTGTGGGGTAATCACCCTGGGTATCCTACCGTTATTTGAATATTTATTGCGCACAGTAACTAATATCAGCCTTCTAGAGCTAGCAGACTCTAACCAGCCAATTTTACAACGCATGACTCTTCAGGCGCCTGGTACTTACCACCACAGCCTAATCGTAGGCAATCTTTCAGATACTGCTTGTTCTGCTATAGGAGCCAACGGCCTACTAGCCAGAATAGGCGCATATTATCATGATATCGGAAAACTGAATAAACCGGAATATTTTATCGAGAATCAGGATATAAGAAAAAACGCTCATGACACTCTTTCACCAACCATGAGCAAATTAATCATCATGAACCATGTAAAAGAAGGGTTGGAGCTTGCTAAAAAATATCGTTTAAGCCCGATACTATGGGATTTTATTCAACAACATCATGGTAATAGCCTAGTTTATTACTTTTATCGAAAAGCCCTAGAAGGTAAAGAAGAGGACCAAGAAATAACCGAAGAGGGTTTTCGCTACCCTGGCCCAAAACCCACAACCCGCGAAACAGCAATCGTACTACTGGCAGACTCAGTGGAAGCAGCTACACGCTCATTAAAAAACCCTACTCCGGACAAAATTGAAGAAATGGTACACAAAATAATAAATAATAAATTTATAGACGGGCAACTTGATGAATGTGAACTCACCCTTAAAGATATTGAAAAAATATCTGGTGTTTTTAGTAAAATATTAAGCGGCATATATCACAGCCGAGTTAATTATCCCCAAGAAACCTAGGATGAACCTTACACCTTCTAATTATTAAAATATTGAAGGCGTAGGGTCTTATAATTTAAATAAGAAAGAAGGTGCGGGGTGAAAATAACCATAAAAAATCTCCAAAATAAACTACCTATCCATGCCTCAAAGATAAAAAAATTGATCCGTAAAATCGTTGAAGGGGAAAAAGTAAAAGAATCAGGCTGGATAAATATTTGTTTTGTAAATAATGCGCGTATAAAAAAATTTAACGCAAAATTTCTTAAAAATAACACCACAACCGACGTTTTGGCCTTTAATCTAGGGGACAGAAAAAAAGTAATCCTAGCTGATATCATGATTTCTACAGACAAAGCAATAAAACAAGCACATAATTTTAACACTACCTGCGATTATGAACTATTACTTTATGTCGCCCATGGGATACTCCACATACTTGGATTTGATGACCACACTAAAAGCCAAATAAAAATTATGCGAAAGAAGGAAAGTAAATATGTCGATAGATAAAGCCTGCGGCTTGGTCTTAAGTAAACGTGACTTACGAGAAACATCCATAATTGTTGATCTTTATACAAAAGAATTTGGAAAAATTAACGGAATACTAAAAGGAATCCGCACAGAACCGGAAAAATTCGCCTCAAACTTAGAACTTTTTTCATTAAACGAGATTATCTTCTACAGAAAAACTCACTCTAATCTACACCTGGTTAGTCAGGCAGATAAAATAGAAAATTTCACCGGGGTAAGAAAAAATATAGAAAGGACAACTACTGCGGGTTTTATGATGGAGCTGATTAATTCCGTAATGCAGCCTGAGGATAAAAATGAGGAAATTTTCAATTTAGCACTAGCCAGTCTCAAAGAACTTGAGACAAATTATAATCCTGAAAAAATCGCAACTATCTTTAAAATTAAAATGCTTAATCTTTCAGGATTTAAACCTCATTTTGACTCCTGTGTTTCCTGTATGGATAGAATAATGGGCCAATCTAAATTCAGCCTCTCACTCGGAGGCCTGCTTTGCCCATCCTGTATAACAAAAGATCCTACTGCTCGTGCGATATTCCGTGGCACAATTGCCACTGTTTTACATATTGAGAAAAATAGTTTTACCACCAGCCTTAATCTAGGAATCAATCCTCAGATAAAGAAGGAACTTGACTTGATTTTGAATTCATTTTTAAATTTTCACCTTGGTAAAGAACTAAAATCTCAGAAGTTGATTAACAAATTGGAATTAGCAGTAGGATAAAGGAAAGAGGATCATATGAAAATTGTTATTGTCGGGCCAGGTGCAATAGGATGCTTAATTGCAGCATTTTTGACAAAAACAAAAGAAGATGTTTGGCTTTTAGATAAAAATAAAGAAACTGCTGCAAAAATAAATGAAACAGGGATTATTTTGGAAAATTCATCAGGCTCCTGGCAGGCTAAAGTTAGAACTACAACTAACATAGAAAATATCGGTCAAGCTGACCTAATAATTATCTGCGTAAAATCATTCAATACAAAGCAGGCTACCGAACAGATCAAGCCTCTCCTGAACCAAAATACTAAAATTTTAACTTTACAAAATGGAATAGGGAATATCG
The sequence above is drawn from the Candidatus Omnitrophota bacterium genome and encodes:
- a CDS encoding HDIG domain-containing protein; translated protein: MKKLFNKNNINLAGIGIFIFFFSYIIHINPAIPFFLIILYICFYKKLSVTKNAGLANLSFLYLISFFAGYTLLKNGISIYFVPITIVPMLSVLLFNNLGVAYFLSLGTSLSLAILSPEPFKAWLIFITSSSCAILLVNGARKRTKVIQAGFIAGIAQLISLVLLEYLWINQSQRYLIILLNGLICGVITLGILPLFEYLLRTVTNISLLELADSNQPILQRMTLQAPGTYHHSLIVGNLSDTACSAIGANGLLARIGAYYHDIGKLNKPEYFIENQDIRKNAHDTLSPTMSKLIIMNHVKEGLELAKKYRLSPILWDFIQQHHGNSLVYYFYRKALEGKEEDQEITEEGFRYPGPKPTTRETAIVLLADSVEAATRSLKNPTPDKIEEMVHKIINNKFIDGQLDECELTLKDIEKISGVFSKILSGIYHSRVNYPQET
- the ybeY gene encoding rRNA maturation RNase YbeY, coding for MKITIKNLQNKLPIHASKIKKLIRKIVEGEKVKESGWINICFVNNARIKKFNAKFLKNNTTTDVLAFNLGDRKKVILADIMISTDKAIKQAHNFNTTCDYELLLYVAHGILHILGFDDHTKSQIKIMRKKESKYVDR
- the recO gene encoding DNA repair protein RecO, producing MSIDKACGLVLSKRDLRETSIIVDLYTKEFGKINGILKGIRTEPEKFASNLELFSLNEIIFYRKTHSNLHLVSQADKIENFTGVRKNIERTTTAGFMMELINSVMQPEDKNEEIFNLALASLKELETNYNPEKIATIFKIKMLNLSGFKPHFDSCVSCMDRIMGQSKFSLSLGGLLCPSCITKDPTARAIFRGTIATVLHIEKNSFTTSLNLGINPQIKKELDLILNSFLNFHLGKELKSQKLINKLELAVG
- a CDS encoding 2-dehydropantoate 2-reductase; this encodes MKIVIVGPGAIGCLIAAFLTKTKEDVWLLDKNKETAAKINETGIILENSSGSWQAKVRTTTNIENIGQADLIIICVKSFNTKQATEQIKPLLNQNTKILTLQNGIGNIEIISEIVGEERVIAGITSEGATLIDIGKIRHCGRGETIIGTINGKTPVEIRSIREIFNKIGFETKMSRDIKSLIWSKLIINV